In Melospiza melodia melodia isolate bMelMel2 chromosome 20, bMelMel2.pri, whole genome shotgun sequence, a single genomic region encodes these proteins:
- the KREMEN1 gene encoding kremen protein 1 yields the protein MEPPALAAVLAFSGLALSCCREPVLSECYTANGADYRGTQNQTSQYAGKPCLYWNETFEHPYNTVKYPNGEGGLGEHNYCRNPDGDVSPWCYIAEHEDGIYWKYCEIPSCRMPGNLGCYKDHGEPPPLTGTSETSNKLTIQTCISSCRSQQFKFAGMESGYACFCGNNPDYWRYGEAASTECNSVCFGDHTQPCGGDGRVILFDTLIGACGGNYTSATAVIYSPDFPDTYGTGKVCYWTIQVPGASQIHFTFVLFEIKDATDMVELLDGYTYHVLARFNGKNKPPHTFNISLDFVILYFFSDDINQAQGFAIRYRAVKDNVHQNKIPVNHTLPERTNEQANLSINAARSSKILYVITTSPSHPTSSMPEWTIYSLTALLILSATAIIAKILLHVTMRSHQIPAAAETEDCSDVTTAGEIWSIFYQPSTSISIFKKKLRNQQDDCNPLVGD from the exons ATGGAGCCTCCCGCCCTCGCCGCCGTCCTGGCCTTCTCCGGGCTGGCGCTGAGCTGCTGCCGAGAGCCCGTCCTGTCCG AATGCTACACAGCCAACGGGGCTGACTACCGTGGCACTCAGAACCAGACCTCCCAGTATGCAGGGAAACCTTGTCTTTATTGGAATGAGACCTTTGAGCATCCTTACAATACTGTGAAATATCCCAATGGGGAGGGAGGGCTTGGAGAGCACAACTACTGCAG AAACCCTGATGGGGATGTCAGCCCATGGTGCTATATTGCAGAACATGAAGATGGAATATACTGGAAGTACTGTGAGATCCCATCCTGCCGAA TGCCAGGGAATCTGGGCTGTTACAAGGACCATGGGGAGCCACCACCCCTGACTGGCACCAGCGAGACCTCCAACAAGCTCACCATCCAGACGTGCATCAGCTCCTGCCGCAGCCAGCAGTTCAAG TTTGCAGGCATGGAATCAGGTTATGCTTGCTTCTGTGGAAATAATCCTGACTACTGGAGATACGGGGAGGCAGCCAGCACGGAATGCAACAGTGTTTGCTTTGGAGACCACACTCAGCCCTGCGGTGGGGATGGCAGAGTCATTCTCTTTGACA CCCTTATTGGTGCCTGTGGAGGGAATTACACTTCTGCTACAGCTGTGATCTATTCCCCAGATTTTCCTGACACATATGGCACAGGCAAAGTCTGTTATTGGACCATACAAGTTCCAGGAGCATCCCAAATCCACTTCACCTTTGTCCTTTTTGAAATCAAAGATGCTACAGATATGGTGGAATTGCTGGATGGTTACACCTACCACGTTCTGGCTCGTTTCAATGGCAAGAACAAGCCTCCTCACACCTTTAACATCTCTTTGGATTTTGTCATTCTGTACTTTTTCTCAGATGACATCAATCAAGCCCAGGGATTTGCTATCAGGTATAGAG CTGTGAAGGACAATGTGCACCAAAACAAGATCCCAGTGAATCACACCCTTCCAGAGAGGACAAATGAGCAAGCAAATCTCAGCATCAATGCAGCCCGGTCATCAAAGATACTCTATGTCATCACAACCAGCCCAAGCCATCCAACCAGCTCCATGCCTG AATGGACAATATAcagcctcacagcactgctcatcCTAAGTGCTACAGCCATAATTGCAAAGATACTTCTGCATGTTACCATGAG GTCCCACCAgattccagctgcagctgagacaGAGGATTGCAGTGATGTCACTACTGCTGGTGAGATCTGGAGCATATTTTACCAACCATCCACATCAATTTCCATCTTCAAGAAAAAGCTTCGAAATCAGCAAGATGATTGCAACCCACTGGTGGGAGACTGA